Proteins co-encoded in one Arachis hypogaea cultivar Tifrunner chromosome 11, arahy.Tifrunner.gnm2.J5K5, whole genome shotgun sequence genomic window:
- the LOC112720597 gene encoding uncharacterized protein, whose protein sequence is MALQHFFTTLFFSLFIAFLSSSFQPLASSSSPFNHPPRFPTTTNPPRSQARPNEAQAPDYRYETRYFTQQLDHFSFLELPTFQQRYLINTENWLGPQRLGPIFFYCGNEGDIVWFAENTGFVWEIAPQFGAMVVFPEHRYYGESVPYGSREEAYKNATTLSYLTAEQALADFAVLITDLKQNLSATDCPVVLFGGSYGGMLAAWMRLKYPHIAIGALAASAPILQFEDIVPLETFYDIVSSDFKRESSTCFNYIKHSWNEIASIGQTRNGLVQLSNTFHFCRPLNKTDDLWNWLESAYSYLAMVDYPYPANFMMPLPGHPIKEVCKRIDGQPAGTSLLERIYEGVNVYYNYTGETKCFELDEDPHGLSGWNWQACTEMVMPMSCDPESSMFPPYKFNYSDYEEGCIRNYGVKPRPKWITTEFGGHKIDATLKKFGSNLIFSNGLLDPWSGGSVLQNISESVVALVTEEGAHHLDLRASTQNDPDWLVEQRATEIKLIKGWITEYHQKNKVMFDI, encoded by the exons ATGGCACTACAACATTTTTTCACCacactcttcttctctctcttcatcGCCTTCCTTTCTTCCTCTTTCCAACCTCTAGCATCATCATCATCGCCATTCAACCATCCCCCGCGGTTCCCAACCACAACAAATCCCCCACGGTCCCAAGCCCGGCCCAATGAGGCCCAGGCACCAGACTACCGCTACGAAACCCGATACTTCACGCAGCAACTCGACCACTTCAGCTTCTTGGAGCTCCCCACTTTCCAGCAGCGGTACCTCATCAACACCGAGAACTGGCTGGGCCCACAGCGACTGGGCCCCATCTTCTTCTACTGTGGCAACGAAGGGGACATAGTATGGTTCGCCGAAAACACCGGATTCGTATGGGAAATCGCGCCACAGTTCGGCGCCATGGTGGTTTTTCCCGAA CATCGTTATTATGGTGAGTCAGTGCCTTATGGGAGCAGAGAAGAGGCATATAAGAATGCGACGACGCTCTCGTATCTAACGGCTGAGCAGGCGCTCGCTGACTTTGCTGTTCTGATCACTGATCTGAAGCAGAACCTTTCGGCCACGGATTGTCCTGTTGTCTTGTTTGGTGGATCTTATGGTGGAA TGTTAGCAGCATGGATGAGACTCAAGTACCCTCATATTGCTATTGGGGCACTTGCTGCTTCAGCTCCAATTCTCCAATTTGAAGACATTGTGCCGCTTGAAACGTTCTATGACATTGTTTCCAGTGATTTTAAG CGTGAGAGTTCTACTTGCTTTAACTACATAAAACACTCGTGGAATGAGATAGCATCAATAGGTCAGACGCGTAATGGCCTTGTGCAACTGTCCAACACTTTCCACTTCTGTCG GCCATTGAATAAGACTGATGATCTATGGAACTGGTTGGAGTCTGCATATAGTTATTTGGCAATGGTGGACTACCCATATCCTGCTAACTTTATGATGCCTTTGCCTGGACACCCCATCAAGGAG GTTTGCAAACGGATTGATGGCCAACCTGCTGGGACTAGTCTTCTGGAGCGCATCTATGAAGGAGTGAATGTCTACTACAATTATACTGGAGAAACTAAGTGTTTCGAGTTGGATGAAGATCCTCATGGCCTGAGTGGTTGGAACTGGCAG GCTTGCACTGAAATGGTTATGCCAATGTCTTGTGACCCAGAATCCAGCATGTTTCCCCCATACAAGTTTAATTACTCTGATTACGAAGAAGGATGCATCAGAAATTACGGAGTGAAGCCAAGGCCGAAATGGATTACTACCGAGTTTGGTGGACAT AAAATTGATGCCACCTTGAAGAAATTCGGAAGCAATTTGATTTTCTCAAATGGCCTATTGGATCCATGGAGTGGTGGCAG TGTTTTGCAGAATATATCTGAAAGTGTTGTTGCCCTTGTCACTGAAGAAG GTGCACACCACCTAGATTTGCGTGCTTCGACACAGAATGATCCTGATTGGCTTGTGGAGCAGAGGGCTACCGAGATCAAGctaatcaaaggttggatcacTGAGTACCATCAGAAAAATAAGGTCATGTTCGATATTTAG